The genomic region CCAGCTCACCGCGGCGCGCAGCACGTACAAGTCCGACATGTCGGTCTCGCTCTGGCTCGGCAAGGCCGAGGAGGCGCTCGGCAACAAGTCGGTCGCCGAGACCGAGTACAACGTCGCCATCGAGCTCGTCGATCCTCAGCTCCAGAACGGGGTGGAGCCCTACGCAGCGCTCGCCACGCTCCTCGCATCGCAGGGGCGCGGCGCGGAGGCGTTCAAGAAGCTCGACGCGGCGAAGGCCAAGCTCGCCGACACCCCGGCGCTCCACCGAGCTTTCGGCGATGTGCTGGCGTCGCAGGGCAAGTTCGACGAGGCCGTCGCGCACTACGAGAAGGCGCTCTCGACCAAGGAAGACAGCGCAGTTCGCTTCCGGCTCGGGCAGACCTACCGCAAGATGCGCAAGCTCGACCTCGCGACGGCCGAGTTCTCGAAGGTGGCCGCGGCCGACAAGGACTACCCCGGTCTCGCGCTCGAACGCGGCATGCTGTTCGAGGAGGCCGGAGAGGAGCAGAAGGCCCTCGAGCAGTTCCAGGGGGCGCTGGCGAAGGCTCCGAAGGACCTCGACCTCATGCTGCGCGTCGGCGCGGCCTACGTCGCCATCGGGCAGGGCGACGAGGCGCAGAAGATGCTTGCGAAGGTGTACGAGCAGCGGCCCAACAGCGCCGAAGCCAACCATTTCCTCGGCCGCGCGTACCTCCGCCAGGGTGGCCTGCAAGTCACCGCGGCCATGCCGCGGCTACGCCGCGCGGCCGAGCTCGATCCGAACCGCGCCGAGTACCACCTCTACGTGGCGTGGGCGGCCAACGAGGCTGCCCAGCCCGACATCGGCCTCGCCGAGAAAGAGGTCGACCGCGCGCTGGCGCTCGACAGCACGCTCGCCGACGCCTACTGGCAGCGCGGGGTCGTGAAGTTCAAGCTAGGCGCCGTGAAGGACGCCGAGCGCGATCTTCGCAAGGCGCTCGAGCTCAAGCCGAACCGCATCGAGGCGCACGCGGCTCTCGCCGAGGTCTTCGAGACCAACAACAACGACGCCGGCGCGCTCGCCGCGTGGGCCGTCGCGACGAACGCGATGCCGAAGCAGGCCTTCTGGCGCTACCGCTACGGCAAGCTCCTGAAGGCGAAGGGGAGGGGCGCGGACGCCGCCGTGAACCTCGCCTTCGCCGTGCACGAGGCGCTCGCCCTCCAGCCGCGGCCGGGCTGGCTCTACGCCGCGGCGTTCGCGGCCGCCGAGACCCAGAGGGCCACCGGCAAGAAGGCCGACGCCGTCGAGAACTACAAGCTCTACCTCCAGAACGCGCCGACCGGCGATCCCGACCGCGCCGACGCCGCCGCGGCGCTGAAGCAGCTTGGCGCGGCAGCGCCCGAGTGAATCGGCAGAAGCCCGCAGCCCCAAAATAGGTCCTATCTATTCGGCGGCGAGCGCCTCGGCCATGCGGGCGAACTCCTCGACGGTGAGGGTCTCTCCTCGCGCGGCGAGCGAGATGCCTGCGCGCTCGCTCGCGCGAATCACGCGAGGCTCCCCGAGGGGAGCCCACGCGTTCCGGAGGGTCTTGCGGCGCATCGCGAACGCGAGCTTCACGACGCTGCGGAAGCCGTCGTCCTCGACGGCGCGCGGCGCGGCGTGCGGCGTGAGCGACACCACGGCGCTCGTGACCTGCGGCGGAGGGAAGAACGAGCCCGGCGACACGCGCGCCACGCGTCGCACGGCGAACCGCGCCTGCGTGAACACCGAGAGCGCGCCGTAGGTCTTGGTGCCCGGCCCGGCGGCGAGGCGATCCGCGACCTCCTCCTGCACCATGAACACCGCGCGGACGAGGAGCGAGGCGAGGCCCACGGACTGCTCGATGAGCTGCCCGGTGAGCTGGTAGGGCAGGTTGCCGCAGAGCACGCGCGGCGCGGCCAGGGCGCTCAGCAGCGCCTCGAGGTCGGAGTGCGTCGCGGACGCCTCGACGAGCCGCAGGCGCCCTTCTGCGAGCTGGGGGGCGAGCTCGGCCTCCAGGAGAGGCACGAGCTCTCGGTCGCGCTCGATCGCTGTCACGTGGGCGGCGCGCTCGAGCAGCGCGGCGGTTAGCGCGCCGGTTCCGGCGCCGATCTCGACGACCTCGGCCCGCCCGCGCTCGCCCTCGGGGACGCACGCCTCCGCGATTTGTCGGAGCACCCCCCCGTTCACGAGGAAGTTCTGCCCAAAGCTCTTCTTGGGCGCCAGGCCGTGACGGCGGAGCAGCGCGCGCGGATCGGACGTCATCGGGTCTCTCCTTAGGTGTCGCGCCGTCCACCGAGCGGCGCGGGCAACGCGGGCTCGCCCGCCGTGTCGGTCGTTGCCCGCACCTTCGCGGGGCGGAGCTTCACGCCGAGCCGGCGGAGCTGCCGCTCGGCGCGGCGCTTCGAGGCCCGGACGCGCGCGCGCACGGCGTCGCCGATGAGGCCGCCATACACGCGGTCGACCTGGCGTGAGGTGTCGTTCGACGCGAGGGCGGTCTGCACGCTCGCGTCGAACTCGGGGAGGGTGAAGAGCACCGCGACGCGGCGCCGCTTGAGGGCGAGGAGCGCGCGCTCGGTCGCGCCGCCGGGCACCGGCGCCTGCGCGAGTACGTGCACGACGGTGGGCGCGGGCCGCTCGGTCAAGAGGTCCTCGAGGGCACGGCCGAACGCGACGTCGGTCTGCTCGCGCTCGCCGTCGACGCGAGGCGGCAGCTCGATACCGAACGCGGCGCAGTAGTGCCGCAAGCGCTGTTCGCGCGCGGTCTTCGCGAACGGGGCGCGAGGGACGAACGGGGCGCGGCTGCGGAGCGAATCGGCCCGCGCCGCGAGCGCGTCGAGGTCGCCGCGGCGGAGGTCGGCGAGGCCCCCGCCGTCGAGGGGCCGCGCGTGCTCCATCACGCGGGCTGCGACCTCCTGCTCGTCGGCCTCGCTCCGGTCGCTGTCGACCATGCTCGCGGCGCTGGCGAGCGAGGACGCCACCTTGGCGAGCTGGCTCGGGCCCTCGTCGGCGGTCACCCAGGACCGCGTCCGCGACGCGACCACGCCGAGGCCGACCAGGTCACCGCGGGCCAGGTGGCGCGCCGCGAGCGCGCCCACCGCGTCGACGGCGTGATCGAGCGGCGCCGTGCCGGGCTCACCCGCCCAGAGCTCCACCGAGGCGTCGAGCACGAGCCACACGACGTCGCGCTCTTCGCGCTCCATTTCGCGCACGACGAGCTTCCGTCGGCGCGCGCTGGCCTTCCACGCGATGCGCTTGAACGCGTCGCCCGGCACGTGGTCGCGCAGCTCGCGCAGCTCGTCGCTCTCGCCGCGGCCGTCGCCCGCGAGGCCGCGCGAGGCCAAGGCGCGCGATCGTCCGCCCCGGGGCGATTCGATGGCGGTGAGCAGGCGCGGTGGAAGCACCTCGAGCCCGTGCGGGTTCGCGAACAGCAGCGGCACTTCGTAGAGCCCCTCACCGCCCAGCGGCGTCCCGCGCACCTCGAGGGCCACGCCGTGCACGCCCCAGCGCCCGACGCGGTTCGCCTTCACGTGGACGTCCACGCGCACCTTCGAGCCCGCCGGCAGCTCGATTTCCGCGGGCTCGACCCTCGCCTCGAGCAGACTCGAGCAGAGCGCCCGCAGGTTCACCGCCCTCGCGTCGTCGGCGCCGCGGTTGCGCAGCTCCGCCTCGAGGATGAGCTCTCCGCCACGACCGAGCCGGGTCACGCGTCGCGTGGTGGTCCAGACCATCTCGAAGCCGGACGAGCGGATGCGGGCGACCGTGGCCTGCGCGAGCACACGGCCGAGGGCTACCGCGAGCACCATCGCGCCGCCGAACGCCGCGAGCGCGGGCTCACGCGCCGCGACGCCGACGGTGACGAGGGCCGCGCCCGCGAGCGCGACGTGGAACGCGGAGCGTGTGGGGTAGAGCTGCATAGCGTTGCGTACGTCGCGCGGCCCACGCCATGGGCGGCGGTCAGGCGGGGCGCACCCCGCGCCGGTAGCCGACCTTGGAGAGCGCTTCCTCGACGATCTGATCGCGCGCGCGCCCGTCGCCCTCGAGCTCGGCGGTGAGCACGAGCCGGTGCGCGAGCACCGCGGAGGCGACCGCGCGCACGTCCTCAGGCACCACGTACGCGCGGCTGTCCATGAGCGCCTTCGCCTTCGAGGCCTGGGCGAGCGCCAGCGTGGCGCGGGGGCTCGCGCCCAGGGCCACTTTGGGGTGCGAGCGGGTGAAGTGACCAAGCGCGACGCAGTAGTCGAGGAGGTCGTCCTCCACGTGGACGCGCGCCGCGATGTGCTGGAGGCGGAGCACGTCTTCGGCCTTCATGATGGGCCGAACCACGGGCGGGTCGATGCCGTGGATCTTCAGCATGTGGGCCTCCTCGCGGGCGGTGGGGTAGCCCACCGGCACACGCACGAGGAAGCGGTCGACCTGGGCCTCGGGGAGCGGGTAGGTGCCCTCGAGATCGATGGGGTTCTGGGTCGCGAGCACGAGGAACGGCGCGGGCAGCTCGAAGCGATCGCCCTCGATGGTGACCTGCCGCTCTTGCATGGCCTCGAGCAGCGCCGACTGGGTCTTGGCCGGAGCGCGGTTGATCTCGTCGGCGAGCACGACGTTGGCGAAGATGGGCCCCGCCCGGAGCGAGAAGGTGCCGTCGCGAGGCGAGAGCACGTAGGTGCCCGTGATGTCGGCGGGGAGCAGGTCCGGCGTGAACTGGATGCGCCGCGACGAGCACCCGAGCGCGGCGGCGAACGCCTTCACGAGCGTGGTCTTCGCGACGCCGGGCACGCCCTCGAGCAGCACGTGGCCCCGCGCGAGGATCGCGACGAGCATCATGTCGGGCCCGCGGCTGGAGCCCACGTACACCCGCATGACCTCCCTGCGGAGCTCCTCGACGCGCTCGCGCGCGCCGGCGGCCTCGGGGGCCGTGAGCTGGGTCATGCGGGCCCCGCGCGGCGCGCCGCCCGGTTTCTCTCCACGTCTTCCACGATGCGCTTCACGTCGGTCGCCGCCTCCACGAGCTCGCGGTCCTTGTAGGGCGGCGGGGTGGGCCCGCGCCGCGCGAGGATCAGCGTCTCCACGGTCGCCATTTTTAGCAGAACTCGCCGGAGCA from Myxococcales bacterium harbors:
- the rsmA gene encoding ribosomal RNA small subunit methyltransferase A, translated to MTSDPRALLRRHGLAPKKSFGQNFLVNGGVLRQIAEACVPEGERGRAEVVEIGAGTGALTAALLERAAHVTAIERDRELVPLLEAELAPQLAEGRLRLVEASATHSDLEALLSALAAPRVLCGNLPYQLTGQLIEQSVGLASLLVRAVFMVQEEVADRLAAGPGTKTYGALSVFTQARFAVRRVARVSPGSFFPPPQVTSAVVSLTPHAAPRAVEDDGFRSVVKLAFAMRRKTLRNAWAPLGEPRVIRASERAGISLAARGETLTVEEFARMAEALAAE
- a CDS encoding MoxR family ATPase, whose amino-acid sequence is MTQLTAPEAAGARERVEELRREVMRVYVGSSRGPDMMLVAILARGHVLLEGVPGVAKTTLVKAFAAALGCSSRRIQFTPDLLPADITGTYVLSPRDGTFSLRAGPIFANVVLADEINRAPAKTQSALLEAMQERQVTIEGDRFELPAPFLVLATQNPIDLEGTYPLPEAQVDRFLVRVPVGYPTAREEAHMLKIHGIDPPVVRPIMKAEDVLRLQHIAARVHVEDDLLDYCVALGHFTRSHPKVALGASPRATLALAQASKAKALMDSRAYVVPEDVRAVASAVLAHRLVLTAELEGDGRARDQIVEEALSKVGYRRGVRPA
- a CDS encoding DUF58 domain-containing protein; protein product: MQLYPTRSAFHVALAGAALVTVGVAAREPALAAFGGAMVLAVALGRVLAQATVARIRSSGFEMVWTTTRRVTRLGRGGELILEAELRNRGADDARAVNLRALCSSLLEARVEPAEIELPAGSKVRVDVHVKANRVGRWGVHGVALEVRGTPLGGEGLYEVPLLFANPHGLEVLPPRLLTAIESPRGGRSRALASRGLAGDGRGESDELRELRDHVPGDAFKRIAWKASARRRKLVVREMEREERDVVWLVLDASVELWAGEPGTAPLDHAVDAVGALAARHLARGDLVGLGVVASRTRSWVTADEGPSQLAKVASSLASAASMVDSDRSEADEQEVAARVMEHARPLDGGGLADLRRGDLDALAARADSLRSRAPFVPRAPFAKTAREQRLRHYCAAFGIELPPRVDGEREQTDVAFGRALEDLLTERPAPTVVHVLAQAPVPGGATERALLALKRRRVAVLFTLPEFDASVQTALASNDTSRQVDRVYGGLIGDAVRARVRASKRRAERQLRRLGVKLRPAKVRATTDTAGEPALPAPLGGRRDT